The Parasteatoda tepidariorum isolate YZ-2023 chromosome X2, CAS_Ptep_4.0, whole genome shotgun sequence genome includes a region encoding these proteins:
- the LOC107443367 gene encoding uncharacterized protein translates to MHLSQFVIAGITTDETKYHCVVSALDSKALSSIRDIIRNPPKSNAYESLKSKIIETFSQSESAQLKLLLQDLQLGDKLPSQLLLEMQNLSCQKLNNDILRTLWQQRLPVHVQQILSVCKDPINELALIADKICEISCFQSVSEVKNSQDNLTLQSVREEISVLSANVERLSRSSKQRNRDRSRNRRYRHSNSRSRTPDNLRTGKLCWYHNRFGNKAHKYIQPCQFSEN, encoded by the coding sequence ATGCATCTGTCACAATTTGTGATAGCAGGAATAACAACCGATGAAACTAAATACCATTGTGTTGTTTCCGCTTTGGACAGTAAGGCTCTATCCTCTATAAGAGATATAATTCGTAACCCTCCCAAATCTAATGCATATGAgagtttaaaatctaaaataatcgAAACCTTTTCTCAATCAGAATCGGCTCAGTTAAAATTGCTGCTGCAGGATTTGCAGTTGGGTGATAAACTTCCGTCACAGCTTCTGTTAGAGATGCAAAATCTCTCTTGCCAAAAGCTTAACAACGATATATTGCGTACTTTATGGCAACAACGTTTGCCAGTTCATGTGCAGCAAATTTTGTCTGTTTGCAAAGACCCAATTAATGAACTAGCTTTAATTGCCGATAAgatatgcgaaatatcttgttTCCAATCGGTATCTGAAGTTAAAAATTCTCAGGATAATTTAACTCTTCAATCAGTACGTGAAGAAATTTCGGTTCTTAGCGCTAACGTTGAGAGATTATCTAGATCCTCTAAACAACGTAATCGTGATAGAAGTCGCAATCGTCGATACAGACATTCAAATTCACGTAGTCGTACTCCTGACAATCTACGTACGGGTAAATTATGTTGGTATCATAATCGTTTTGGTAATAAAGCACACAAGTACATACAACCATGCCAATTTTCGGAAAACTAA